The Oryza sativa Japonica Group chromosome 11, ASM3414082v1 DNA window AATAATTATGCTTCACTAACTTTTTCATGTTATGATGTCACTCGATCTTAACAAAGTGGCTTcctttttataaatttagtttgGGGTGCAAGTGCATTTTTCTTCTTGGAGGCAAAACGAGAGATGAAGTTCCAACAGCAATGTTTCTGCGAAGTGGTGATATCGTATTGATGGCTGGGGAGGCACGGGAATGCTTCCATGGTAATGCATTTTACTGAACTAAAGTTGTTTTTAGTGGTAATGCTAATTCAAACACCATATTTATCATGTTCCTATTTTTATCTTTCCCGTCCTCTTATCGCAGGTGTTCCACGAATCTTCACAGGAAGTGATCAGGCAGAAATCTCTGCGCTGGTTCCGCAGCTATCTGCTGAAGATGACTCTTTTATCTTAAACTACATTCAAAATTCAAGGATAAATATCAACATCAGACAAGTCTACTGATCAGTCAATTCTTTTGTTACAGTTAAGAGAATGTGTTGTAAAATGCTGCCTTTCTGCTGCCTCCCCAGATCAACTCACATAGTGCGATAGTCTGATTGATTGCCTCTGGAGTTGGAGTAGACCGGTTGTGGAAagataggaaagttttggatccATTTTACAGTTTAATCCCTTATGTCCAAACTAACCATGAAAAAGATTCTTTGACCATCAAAAGGGTCTCTTAGGACAAGTTGTTTGTTTGATCACTGATTACCCTGGAGCAGGCTTTACTAATGGATTGGCCAATGTGACCTGTCTCAACTCCAGCTTGATGTTTCCCTCAGATTTTTCCTGCTAATGCAAGACATTTGCAAGTTAGTTATCGAGTTATTGCGTGATAGCTCAGAAGTTACCCACTGGACAGTTTTACACCTGCATTGCACTTCCAAAATAACGAGTTTATGCTGTTTCTAGGTTCGTTGTGTGTCGATTTGATGCTTCTTGCAACGATGTTAAACcataaaaagaaacaaaaattaaaagagattCGAGGGGAAAAAATGCATGTTGTTGCTGGTCACACTTTGGGCCTACCTGCACCTGCATGCTCATCTAGGTGATGAAAGAAAAAACTCTCGTTATAATTTTACTGTAATGTGGATCATAATGTCAATCTTAGATACAGTAAAATGTTATGAAAATACACACAATGAGCTAGCAGTAAGCACATGTGCCTTCCTGGAGCTTTATCTTGTTAGTAGCCATGATCTTGTCAATGGGATCAGAAGACAAGTATGCGCTTAGTGGTGTTTCAGTGATTGATCTTTTTTGGGGGGTATAAAATCTTGAATTATGTATAGAAAGTACTATACGTGGACAAAAGTTAACACGATAACACAATGGATGCCATAAACCATGGCGAGAGCTGAGTAACACTTAATTAAGCTGGTATATCTTGTATGAGCAATAGAAATGTACAGCAATCAGATTTAAACAGAACATATGCACAATAGCTGTTGATATGGTTTTTTGATCTAGTTCTCAACAATCTCTTGGATCTGCTCCGGAGTCAAGATCGACGCGTCGGTATCGAAATTAGCACTCTCCAACTGTTTGCGCAACTGCATCGATGATTAGATACAAATAAGCATAAATTGCTTCTGATAATGAACTTGGACGAAATTCATAAATTTGTCCAACTGAGATATGTTTCGGTGAGGGATGGAAAACGGCTAGGGAGAGTAGTAAGAGCACATACAGTTTCGAGTATGACGGATTGGCTCTCTGGGTTATATTTTCTCATCTGAATCAACATCTTCAGTTGCTGTAATAGTAATCCACCATGACATTAGCTCCCTGAAACAAACATGACAGACATTTCTTTTTCCTGAAAATCTTCGTAATAAGAATTTGCCTTACCTGTTCCTGTAATTTATGCTGAGCATGTATTTTTTCAGCAAACTCTATAGGGTCAAGCTCAGCTTCATCAATAGCCATCTCTTCTCTATCAAATTGAATGATAGAAATTAACATGAGTCTAGAGTAGTTGACAACAGTTGAAGTCAAACATGCCATCCACTAACTATTCTTGCCAATTGCCATATGGCAGGCATTGGTGTATTGCTACAGTTTCTTATTATGCTAGCTGTTCATTATGATTTGTGCCCTAATTGATTGATCAAATTTCTCTTTCTACAAGAAAACTTGAAGTAACACCAGATAGATTCATCAATTTGAACCATGTTCAAATATATCTCTAGTATGCAGATGGTTGATTATTTAACAAAATTAGTATATCCGATATTATTAAATACCATGGAAACATATAACTAATACATGAAACCACACATCTAAAATTATCGAGAGGCTTGGAATGTGCTTACTTGGCAACAAACTGATAGAACTTAACCATCAATTCCATGTCATCCTCATACATAACGTTCACCTTTCCAAGGCAGCCAATACCAAAACTTGGATCTGATGTTCAAAATATCACGTCAAGTGACAACAGTGCTATTTAGAACGAATAATTATCGCAATAACAGATGTTCTCTTCCTAGGTCTGCATCCTATGTAATTGAACCACTCTATTACCCTAAAGTCTGTAATAATTATTATATGAACACTTCTTCCAGTGCCTCTTACAGGTTACAACATACAAGAAATCGACAATTCAAGCAAGTGAATTAACTCAACAAATATAAGTAGCTACttaaccaaaaaaagaaaaagagctTCTAATGAATGAAGTTCCAACGTTTTCAATTTCATCACAAAGTGTATCAACCTCTAATTTGCATCAGAGATTGTTGCAACATATTTCTCAAACACAACGCACACTAGCATTACCGATTCCCATCTCGCGGAGAATCTCCTCCTGTATCTCGGTGGTCACCGCTACAGCCTCCTACAGGAACATCAAAACATTCTGTAATTTTCACTAATAAGTGCAGCTAAGCTAATTTCACACAGTCAAGTACAACAATTTCTGCAAAATCTCTGGCAATCCACGGACTCACATATCTAGCTAAGCTCATCTGTTCCAATCGCACCCCCAAAGAAGACTGGTTCATAAAATCCAGCATGTCATGAATTCATTTATTCCAAGAACACAAAGAAACCCCCATCCGATAAATTCCCCCAACAGCTAAAAGGCATCGAATGCCGTTCGTTCAAGAATCGGCGAGCAAATCCCCCACCTGCTTGTCCCTGACGGCGTCGGCGATCCGTGCCTTGACCTCTGCAAGCAAGCCGGAGgcgaggaagagaaaaaaacaacaGGTTAGAGAAAAGGGGACACAGGATTAGGAGGTGAAGAAGtagtagaagaagaagaggccAGGAGGCTGACCTGGGAGGGAGGTGAGGAAGGAGAAGCGGGAGAAGAGGTGGAGCAGCTGCGGCCTCGTCATCATGCTCgtggtgctcgccgccgccgccgccgccgccatggccgccgcttttcttggctgcttctgctCCGACGAGCGAGACTGTGAGTGGGTCATTCGGAGATGCCCAATCCAGGCCCAAATGGCCAATGGTGGGTATGTCGTGGGCTGGGCCGTGAAAGCCCGTTATGTTGTCTAGTTTTATTAGACTGCAATTTAGCATGTTTCACGAAAATTCTATGAGCAAAACTTTTGAGAATTTCACGACCAATTATTACAATTTTTGCGGGACATAAGGCTACGaataaaatttggtaatataatagagcaggtacaatagaatAATTAAACTGGTGGTAAAATATCGAGTCTAGCAAAAGCAATGAGCTAGAAAGAGAGTGTGAATGAACGCTTATATTGTCGCTGGCTATACGTGAACTTCAAGAGAAGGCAAACTAATTGGTGTATCCAAAGTACTGACAAATAATCAGACCATATAGTGCAGCTCCCTACTGCATGAAGTATTATAAACTAAAGCTCTAGATGACATGGCCAAATTTACTGCAGGCGACAAGCTCTGCTATTAAACCTGCTCAAATAAGTCTAGCCTATTATTAAACCTTAGAGCGCAAAACTTTGTGTCGCCATTGTCTCTAAAGTTCGACATGCTTCATCTTGTCCTTATCATCTTCACAACTTTGCAATAACGACCAATGTCAGCACCAATCGGTAGGTCTAAAGAGCACTCGCATGTGAGACTTAATTGGAGCTTTGTCAAAAACATATTTCTACTGAGTCTAAGACCTAGCATATTGCAGATAAAGgtaattatttgatttttgGATTTCCCACTAACTTCACGAAGACATATCAAACACGTGTGAAGTAGTACTATTTGGTGGTTCTAATTAAAACAAGAGTCACATATACCACCAGTTCTTGTGATAAGCATTAAAGCccacatttaaaatataaagTCAGACATTAGTACACATAGAGGAGTTCATACAGCAAAGTAACGCAGAAATCAATACTCCTATATGCACCCCATCCGGTAATAAATATTCGATGCTTTGGTAATATCAggttaaattttgaaacttgGTCGTTAgtaaattaattttaaccaaaacaTAAAAATGGTGATTGTAGATCTTCCTTGAAATATACTTTTACAACCTGTTAAGTTTATTAGATTATGTAAGCTTACTTTAATATAAAATTGTTAGCAAAGTCGCACATCAAAGACCATGGGGGAAAAACCCATATGTCATGTATTTTCTCATCGGAGAGAGTAATACCATGCACCTAAAGCATGAATAATTGGATACCAAGGTAAttgtatttttcttgttttatttaactagaaaaaatgtcaGTGTGTTGCAACAAGTAAAAACGTTTTCTCAGCGGTATAACAACTCTTACTTCCGCTCAGTCTGCCTCTCCGGTTCAGCCAACAAGTGGAGCCGCAGACCCAGCTAGCATACTCGGCTACCTCCTCTCGTTGCCAAACTATACCCACGCGCTACACCAGCGTCTTCAACCTCCGAACGACAGTCTCGTACCCGTACGATACTGGAGCCGATGCTCCCTATCAAATCAGGTCGAATCTTTCTCAATCTTCCAAAATTAGTGGAGGGCTTTTGATTCACTCAATCTCCTCTTTCAGTTTCCCCCAAAATCGGACTGAATCCACATCCAAAATGTCGCAATCCATTTCTGTATAACTCGGAATAGAAACACACACGTGGGAGTTTGAATCGGGTGTTAGTGGATGCATGCACACAGAGTGACGCGAATGAATCACCAAGCGGCGCTTGGATTTGATGGACGGATGAAATTTTGGTTGGAAGCAGATTTCGcttttttaagtaggtaaagatttttttttgaaacctaagGCGGAACTTTGTTCATCTTTTATATTTAAAACAAGAGAATTGACCCACTTTATAAGGAAAACCAGGCCTGAAAACCATACAACTGCACGGTTAATTATAAACCCACCGCTACACAACTAACAATGACGGAGGAGCCCAATCACAGGACGTCAATGCCAAGCTAAATACAAAAGCGACACAACAACTCCCACATCGCAGAAGAGGTGTTATCGTTGCCGAGCTACCCACCCTAGCGACCCAGCAGCGTCGACTTCACAACCGTAGCGACACTGAAGACGAAAGTTGCCAAAGCGAAAAGCGGCTCCGACGTCCAACAATGGACATCAGCCAAGCCACCGAGGAGCCACTTCCTTCACATGGCCAGCACCATAACTCCTTGAAAGAGACTACAACATATCATCGTTGCCAAGCATCGCCGCACCCCCATCAGCGAGCAGCTTCGACTTGATCGATGGCCACTGCCGTCGCCCGCCCACCGCGATGCCGCCCCCTGCCGGTCTCCGCGCCGCCCCGGCACCGACCTCTCCCCCAGCCCGGATCTAGAGAGCCGCCCTGGGTGGGCGACGCAAGGGAGCGCCGTTGCTGCTGCTCCACCTTCCCCGGCCACCGCATGCCatctcccttccccacctcctTGGGTGCCGCCGTCGTCTCGGGAGGGGGCCAAACCGCTGGATCTTGTGAGGGACGCCAAATccggcaccgtcgccgccacccccgTTCCGCACCCAGTCGCCTCCGCGCGCCCAGCCCGACGCCCCGATACCGACACCGATACCGCCGCACCGTCGTCGCTCCCATCTGGTCAGGGTCGTGGGCGCCGACCCACGCCTTCGAGGGAGAAGgaaggccccgccgccgccttcctcgcaGCCGCGCGGTTTCCGGTGGTctgctcgggcggcggcgaggcggaggagggaggaaggcggcggtggtcgcCGCCCGTGTCGCCCCTGCGCCTGGAGCGGCACGGGGGCCCTCAACCCGCCAAAGTTCGTAGGTAAAGATTTCATCCATTAGAAATGACATCGTAGTGGAGTGATACGGACAGAGCTAGTAGTAGTATAAGAAAAAATGTATCTAGAATTCGAGATAGCCAAGTAATTAACAACAGTATCGCCAATAAGATCAAACAATCCCATC harbors:
- the LOC4350537 gene encoding uncharacterized protein isoform X2, coding for MTHSQSRSSEQKQPRKAAAMAAAAAAASTTSMMTRPQLLHLFSRFSFLTSLPEVKARIADAVRDKQEAVAVTTEIQEEILREMGIDPSFGIGCLGKVNVMYEDDMELMVKFYQFVAKEEMAIDEAELDPIEFAEKIHAQHKLQEQQLKMLIQMRKYNPESQSVILETLRKQLESANFDTDASILTPEQIQEIVEN
- the LOC4350537 gene encoding uncharacterized protein isoform X1, producing MTHSQSRSSEQKQPRKAAAMAAAAAAASTTSMMTRPQLLHLFSRFSFLTSLPEVKARIADAVRDKQSSLGVRLEQMSLARYEAVAVTTEIQEEILREMGIDPSFGIGCLGKVNVMYEDDMELMVKFYQFVAKEEMAIDEAELDPIEFAEKIHAQHKLQEQQLKMLIQMRKYNPESQSVILETLRKQLESANFDTDASILTPEQIQEIVEN